A stretch of DNA from Catenulispora acidiphila DSM 44928:
CGCCGAACTGCTGGAAGTTCGTCCCGGTCAGGTGGTCCGCGGTCACCACGAACGGCATGCCGGAGATCGCGAACTGCACGCCCAGGGCGCCTTGCGCGGTGAGGACCACCAGCGCACCCGTGGCGGCCAGCGCGGCCATCCCGGGTATCGCCGCGCGGCGGTAGCGGACCTTGCCTTCGGCTTTGGGTTTCGTCGCCATTCGGCTCCTTTCCGTTCCTGTTGCCAGGCGCAGATGGTGTCGGCGAAACCGCCTGGAGGAGATGGAGCACACGCCGGCACCGCTGGAATGTGACATGAGTCACCCCGGAGGTGACTGACGGGTAACATACTCTCAGGGTTTTGAATCGGTCAACCGTTCGGGCACTGATTCACTCCGTGCCGACACCGGTCTCGGCCTGCGCCGGGACACAGGGTGCGACCGATCGGGGATGATCTGCCAGCGCGGCGTGCGAGGCCTTCGCGGCGATCTCGGGCCCGGCGAAGGGCGCGACGACGAAATACACCAAGGCGGGCAACAGGTGCGGAAGCTCCGCGGCGCGCCCGGCGGCTATGTGGCGGTACAGCGTGCCGTAGGCGCCGGCCACGACGGAGTTCACCACCTCCCCGCGGTCCACGCCGTCCGGGGTCGCCGGCGCCAGGGCGAAGAAGGCCTCGAAGTCGCGCAGCTGCTCCGAGCGCGCCTGGCGTCCCTCCGGTCCGACCGCGTCGATCTCCACGATCGCCGCCGTGGCGAAGGCCGGGACGCTGGCGAGCACGTCCAGCAGCACCGCCAGCACCGCGCAGGTGGCGCGGGTCCAGGTCTGCACCTCCGCCGCGGACTCCGGCAGCGGACACAGCGCGTCGCCGTCGGCGGCGTCGGTCTCCTCCAGGAAAGCGTGCCGCAGCATGGCGAACAGCACGTCCGTGCCGTGCCGGTAGGCGGCCAGGAACGCGCCCTGCTTGCTTTCGAAGTGCTCGTAGAACGCCGGCCGCGTGACGCCGGAGACCCGGCAGATGTCGCTGACCGAGGCGTTGGCGTAGCCGCGTTCGGCGACCGTGCGCACCAGGCCGTCGTACAGCCGGTCGCGCTGGGTGGCGGCCACCTGCTCGCGGGGCACGCGGCTCGGGCCGCGTTTGATCGCCCGCTGCGGATCGCGCGGCGACCGCGCGCCGGGCAATGGGACCAGAACGGGTGAAACAGGCATCTTCTCCCCCGGGGGCTTGACTGGCGAACCTCGCGGAGTTACAACTCCCACGGGTTTTGTTACTGGCCGGTATCAGATGGTTACCCGTAGTCGATCACGAACAACGCGTTCTTCGATCTCGCAGTCTTCACCGGCGTCACCGTCGACGCAGTCCCCGCTCAACTGACATCCCCGCTGACGAGGGAGCGTGAACATGGCTTTCCCCGCCCTGTTCCACCGGTTCAGAAAACGTACACTCTCCGCGGTCGCGGCCGCTTTCGCCCTGGTGGCGGTGGCCGCCTCGCCGGCTTCGGCGGCCGCGCAGCCCTCGGGTCCGTACACGGGCATGGGCACGTGCCCCACTTCCAGCGCCCAGATGCGGGACCCGAACCAGGCCGTCGTCGG
This window harbors:
- a CDS encoding TetR/AcrR family transcriptional regulator — protein: MPVSPVLVPLPGARSPRDPQRAIKRGPSRVPREQVAATQRDRLYDGLVRTVAERGYANASVSDICRVSGVTRPAFYEHFESKQGAFLAAYRHGTDVLFAMLRHAFLEETDAADGDALCPLPESAAEVQTWTRATCAVLAVLLDVLASVPAFATAAIVEIDAVGPEGRQARSEQLRDFEAFFALAPATPDGVDRGEVVNSVVAGAYGTLYRHIAAGRAAELPHLLPALVYFVVAPFAGPEIAAKASHAALADHPRSVAPCVPAQAETGVGTE